In Rutidosis leptorrhynchoides isolate AG116_Rl617_1_P2 chromosome 2, CSIRO_AGI_Rlap_v1, whole genome shotgun sequence, one genomic interval encodes:
- the LOC139893831 gene encoding auxin-induced protein 6B, with product MSGCSKIRHIVQLRQMLRRWRKKASMTSHKRIPSDVPAGHVAVSVGSNCKRFVVRATHLNHPVFKKLLVQAEEEFGFSHSGPLNIPCDEYLFEEIIRFLSRSDSSATRFINLEELQRHCHASVRSNIDFWPESRPLLR from the coding sequence ATGTCAGGTTGTAGCAAAATCCGTCACATTGTTCAGCTCCGTCAAATGCTACGTCGCTGGAGAAAGAAAGCATCAATGACGTCACACAAACGAATACCTTCGGACGTACCCGCCGGACACGTGGCAGTCTCCGTCGGCTCTAATTGTAAACGATTTGTCGTACGTGCAACTCACTTAAACCACCCGGTTTTTAAAAAGCTCTTAGTGCAAGCAGAAGAGGAATTCGGTTTTTCTCACTCCGGTCCACTTAATATCCCTTGTGATGAGTATTTATTTGAAGAAATTATCCGGTTCTTGTCCCGGTCTGATTCTTCAGCTACCCGGTTTATTAATCTCGAAGAGCTTCAAAGACATTGCCACGCCAGCGTCCGTAGTAATATTGATTTTTGGCCTGAATCTCGGCCGTTACTtcgataa